The following is a genomic window from Clostridium fungisolvens.
ACACCTATTGCAAAAGGCTTTTGAGCCATTGCTACCCCTAAAGCATTAAGCATCTCATATGTATCTCTTGAACTATGTCCAATTGCCATAATTATGTTTTCACAAGGTATCTCATTACCATTAACTATAATGGCTCTTACCTTACCATCTTTTTGAATTATATTTTCAAGTTTTGATGAAAAGTGAATTTCACCACCAAGAGCTTTTATTTGTTCTCTTATGTTTCTTACAACTATCTTTAATATATCTGTTCCTACATGAGGTTTCCCCATATAAGCTATTTCCTGAGGTGCACCTGCTTTTATTAACTCATCAATTACAAAATCACATCTTCTATCCTTAATCCTTGTAGTCAGTTTCCCATCAGAAAATGCACCTGCTCCACCTTCTCCAAACTGTACATTTGATTCTGTATTAAGATCTCCAGTAGCCCAAAATCTTTCCACAGTTTCTGTTCTTTTGTCCACAGCCTCTCCTCTTTCAAAAACCAATGGCTTATACCCATTCTTAGCTAAAAGAAGTGCCGCAAATAGACCTGCTGGCCCCATTCCAATAACAACTGGTCTACTATTCATAAGCTTGTTTCCATGTGCTATTTCCTCACTGGAAGCATATTCTTCAAACTTAACATCTTTGTCATTTATTTTATTGAATATAGACTTCTCATTTTTATGTTGAAAGTCAACACAGTAATTAAACTTTATTATATCTTTTTTTCTAGCATCAATAGATTCCTTTATTATTCTTAAATTATCTATCTCATCCTTAGAAATCTTTAACTTTTTTGCAACTTTATTTTTAAGCAATGATATATCTTCATCTATATCAAGTATTATATTATTTATCCTTATAGGCATTTAGCTTACCTCCATATACATAAGGTCTTTGACTATTAATTTTAACAAAGGATTAGAACAATATCAACTGGTGTTTTATAGATGTAAAAAAGTTCGCTGAAGCGACTTTCTTCAGCGAACTTTTTTATAATCTCTAAAAACATATTCATATCAAAGTAAAAACTCTTATTATGGTTTCTTAACAAGTGCAGCCTTAACCTTATCTCCGCTTTGAGATACTATTTTTATCTTATCATTACTATTATTAATAACAATTGGAATAGTATTCTCACCTTCTTTAGCACCTGATAAATCTACTTCTGCTTTAATACTATCTGCTTTGAATGAACCTATGTCATCTTCTAAACCACTAATTCTAACAGTTATCTTTTGTGGGTCTATGGTTGCTTGGAAGCCGTCAGGTACATTCTTTGAAGAAATAGGTACATCTACATCCTTGACTGTATATTTGCTTAAATCAAACCTCACCTTAACCTTACTGATGTTATCAGCTACCCTTACATTCTGAGGTATCTTTAAATTAGCACTTACTTCCTTTGAATCGTTTATTGAAGACAAATCAATTGCT
Proteins encoded in this region:
- a CDS encoding NAD(P)/FAD-dependent oxidoreductase, whose translation is MPIRINNIILDIDEDISLLKNKVAKKLKISKDEIDNLRIIKESIDARKKDIIKFNYCVDFQHKNEKSIFNKINDKDVKFEEYASSEEIAHGNKLMNSRPVVIGMGPAGLFAALLLAKNGYKPLVFERGEAVDKRTETVERFWATGDLNTESNVQFGEGGAGAFSDGKLTTRIKDRRCDFVIDELIKAGAPQEIAYMGKPHVGTDILKIVVRNIREQIKALGGEIHFSSKLENIIQKDGKVRAIIVNGNEIPCENIIMAIGHSSRDTYEMLNALGVAMAQKPFAIGVRIEHPQSLIDLNQYGKYTGHPRLRAADYRLTHSSEKIDRSVYSFCMCPGGEVVAASSEEKRLVVNGMSYHARDKENANSAIVVTVGPKDFQDNSPLAGMKFQRHYEELAYKIGGGNYVAPVQLVGDFLNDRISTKIGTVTPSYKPGYEFVQLKECLPIYVTEALKDGLVNFDKKIKGFADSSAVMTGIETRTSAPVRIERTESLQSVSLEGLYPAGEGAGFAGGIVSAAVDGLKVAESIIKEFCPFNNK